The Rattus rattus isolate New Zealand chromosome X, Rrattus_CSIRO_v1, whole genome shotgun sequence genome has a window encoding:
- the LOC116888723 gene encoding probasin: MQDTAHTNHPEKAAIKSRKLLCTLSVRSRYLQSSHTMRVIILLLTLDVLGVSSMMTDKNLKKKIEGNWRTVYLAASSVEKINEGSPLRTYFRRIECGKRCNRINLYFYIKKGAKCQQFKIVGRRSQDVYYAKYEGSTAFMLKTVNEKILLFDYFNRNRRNDVTRVAGILAKGRQLTKDEMTEYMNFVEEMGIEDENVKRVMDTDTCPNKIRIR; this comes from the exons ATGCAAGACACTGCCCATACCAATCATCCTGAAAAAGCAGCTATAAAAAGCAGGAAGCTACTCTGCACCTTGTCAGTGAGGTCCAGATACCTACAGAGCTCACACACGATGAGGGTCATCATCCTCCTGCTCACACTGGATGTGCTAGGAGTCTCCAGTATGATGACGGACAAGAATCTCAAAAAGAAG ATTGAAGGGAATTGGAGAACCGTTTACTTAGCTGCCAGTAGCGTGGAGAAGATAAATGAAGGCTCACCATTGAGGACCTACTTCCGTCGCATTGAGTGTGGGAAGAGATGCAACCGAATCAATCTCTACTTTTATATTAA GAAAGGGGCCAAGTGCCAACAGTTTAAAATCGTGGGAAGGAGATCCCAAGATGTTTACTATGCAAAGT ATGAAGGGAGCACGGCATTCATGTTAAAGACAGTGAATGAGAAGATATTGCTGTTTGATTATtttaacagaaacagaagaaatgacgTTACACGAGTGGCTGGAATTTTGG CGAAAGGCAGGCAACTGACTAAGGATGAGATGACAGAATACATGAACTTCGTGGAAGAAATGGGCATTGAGGATGAGAATGTAAAACGTGTCATGGACACAG ACACCTGTCCAAACAAGATCAGAATTAG